In Paroedura picta isolate Pp20150507F chromosome 15, Ppicta_v3.0, whole genome shotgun sequence, the genomic window AGTCCAACGCCTTCCGAGTGTCTTATTGGATCCTCTCTGATATGACTTGCCTGTGGATGTTTCTGGCTAAGTCTGAGGTCATCGCTAAGGACTACCAGTTGTCTCTGTGCCATTCAATGGCCTGCTTCATTCCCCATTTGTTGGTCTGCTGGCTGCCCCGTTGAACTGCCCAGATTTTCCCAATATTCCCCTCTTACTAAGGTGTCCAAATGGTCTCACAACTGTGTGTCATATTGTGCCCCTGATGGCTCATTCCTTATCAcccagcctttcccttccccaaatgagcCACCATACTTAACCAGTCTCCCAAAGAAGATGAATtgtaatgatgaagaagaagagttggttcttatatgccgctttccctacccgaaggaggctcaaagcggcttacagtcgccttcccattcctctccccacaacagacaccctgtggggtgggtgaggctgagagagccctgatatcactgctcggtcagaacagttttatcagtgccgtggtgagcccaaagtcacacagctggctgcatgtgggagagggcagaatcgaacccagcatgccaattagaagtctgcactcctaaccactacaccaaactggctctcccttcaTTCCCTTCTTGTTCCCTTCTTGTTCCCTTCATTCCCCAGCAGAccacccttatttatttattattattatactagtaaaaaagcccattgtatccagaagacaatgggcgctagcaggcagggaccagatcGAGGGGCAGGcaagggacagagcaagggacaggctacctgaaagaggaggcgggtggcggctcctcggtgtctcctggtttttggtggggagtcccaggcgtggtgcgctaggctgcggcggctcctctgggtttttttgatcttctgcggctggggggggtgggttctttctgctgcttcttggaggccgcgcccgcggatcgggccgcacccgcgagccgcgccctggccctgattccctctcggcgtCTGGAGTCTTGCCTCGGCTGGAGTCTTGCTGGAGTCGCAGTGGCTGGAGGTattcggcggctggagtcttgccgggggctccctcaggggctggcctgacgcgtcaggccgggagcaactgcgagccgcgctgcgcgcggctcgcagttactggggctgggaatcagagggaccaatcggcaggcgcttcgcgcctgccgattggtccctctgattgtctatcatgaggaagggtccaatccggacccttcctcatcccggacacatcccgccccagaaccccttactattttatttagtccgtggcgcccgcggcgccacgggcggtgtacagattatcaGGCCATGAACCTCAAAGGGATGGTGGACTGCGATTCAGCCTGTCTACCACAATCCCACCAGAGAGAGGTCTACCAGGATCCTTACCAAGGAAtcatctccctggagaagaaggaCAAAACAGGTCAGGGAGTATCGCTTGACTCCTGTGGTGGTCtaagctagcgatccccaacctgtgggccgcggaccacatgtggtctgtcgactaattggaggtgggccacaaaggacgccttctacccccccgctccccggccctttacaacacacttcgggtatcattgtctcccatcactcccagatgggactatctcgttgcagagaaacaagctcagggttcccattgatttgtcattgtcatgagttaaaattcccatggaaataaaatgttccttatgttcattgttgtggcgtgcctgtatcttattttgaagggatgtttaaacattaccatagcgatcagagagcgttagggcagtggttgagagtagaggaataaactaccccacccccactgggcctcagtaaaattgtcaagcgttgagtggtccccggtgataaaaaggttggggaccactggtctaagcaaCACTGAGATGTTCTTTGGATTGGTTGAAATCATAACAAGATGTTGAATATCATGAGGAATGGGACTGAGGCCTGCAGATCTGGGACGCGGGACTTCCCTCCTCCCATGCAACCCCAGGAGCATTTGAAAAATCGGACAAATACAAACaggtatttttaaattattattattattattattattattagatttatttcccgcctctccctctctaggctcgaggcgggtcacaacaactaatcccattaaaattcccattaaaatatcaatctactaactaacatggcggctaaaaatcccatccctcccccaattattaagaggtgaagaggaaaggataggggagtagcgtacactccaactcctaggggggagcgatgtccctgattcactgaccccagcctcaaccatagacctggtggaagagctccgttttacaggccctgcggaaagctgacaaatcccgcaggggccgcagatcacccgggagctcattccaccaggtaggggccaggactgaaaaagccctggccctggtcgaggctaggcacgcttccttcgggccggggacgaccaacaggttctcacccgcagagcgtaaggccctgcgggggacatagagcggtaggcggtccctcaggtatgtgggtcccaagaccggctggatgtgggccctccaagatgttccagtgaggaccctggcagctgcattttgtaccagctgtagtttccggatcagggacaagggtagacctgcgtagagcgagttacagaaatctattctggaggtgactgtcgcatggatcactgtggccaagtggtcagaggacaggtagggcgctagtagccgggcctggcgaaggtagaaaaatgcctggcccgctactctcttgacctgagcctccatagtcagggaggcatcaatggtcacacccaaattcctagcttggggcacgatggtaagttgcacccctgctagggtgggtaaacgcgttacctgttcccgcccccttccccccagccacaggacctccgtcttggaggggttgagtttcaggcgactctgttcgaaccattctgtcaccgcttccaaacatctggcaaatggttccaggggggagttcgggtgaccgtccattaggagatagagctgggtgtcatcagcgtactgatggcaacccagcccaaagctccgtaccagctgggccagagggcgcataaagatgttaaacaatgtgggggagaggaccgcaccctgagggaccccgcaagggagtctattgggccgcgagagctcatcccccacagcaacccgctggaaccggttctggaggaaggagcgtatccagcacaaggctgtgccccgtatccccgtaccggccaggcgatggaccaacagttcatggtccacgatgtcaaaggcagccgattgactgattgattgattgattgactgattgattgattgtctcAGCAATTTGGCTTTTCTGGCAGTGAACCTTCATTTATCATTtggttctgattttatttttgccaCATTCCGGAAAAGCATATCATCCTCTCCGGGGACCAAGGAAATCATCGAAGTTCAGTTCTCCtgtgggaaggaagaagcagagagGTTAGGCTTCCCACCAGCAACAGAGATGTCCCTGCAGCCCTCCCCTGTACAACCCTCTTGGAATGGTCCCAGGTCACAGAGGGTGGTTCTGGATTGACACTAAAGTCAGTTTGGGGAAAAAACTGGTTATTTCTCAAGTACAGTGAAGAGGAACACTCTGCATTCTTTGAAACACTGGGATCCATTGGTGACACATGTAAGACCTTCAGATGCATCAATGTGGCTCCAAACATTGACCAAAGAGAACTTGGAGGTTGTGAGCCTGGTGCTGAGCAGGACCGAGGGTCCCTCTCCCCTAGGAACATTGACTTCAGCTGGCAGCTGATGGCTGAGGTCTCCAGCCAAGAGGTCTTTCCCAGACAGGCCACCTTTGAAGCAGAACACGTGAGGACTAAACATTATTAAGTGCAGATTTATACATTCCAGCAACAGGAGTGTAATAATGATCCTGTGTAATACTGGGGTTTATGGAGCATTGCctagaagggaaggataaagatgGCCCTAACCACCCATTGGCCCAAACCACTCAACCACAAGCCAAACTAACCTGCATCACTTTCCCTCCGGAACCGGACGGTCTTTCCTGGACCCCAAAGCTGGCCGTCCTGATTCATCCGGGGCCAAGGGCTGGCAATTCTTATTGATGCATGGCAAGCAGGAAGTTGGCAATCCCCCCTTATCCCTGGAGGAATattttgatttaaaacatttcatcttTATGGAGTGGAAGAACATCAAATTAAATGCCCAGGAAACTTAATACCCAaagtttaaagtaaaaaaaaaaattcagactgcTAGTAAACTAAAACAAATGCAATCCTGATTCCATCCTTTCTTCACTACCTTCTAAAGAATGAAGGTGAAGGGGGCATCTCCCTTGGGAGGGTGTTCTgtaatcatggggctgccaccaaaatgGCCCTCTCTTGTGTACCCACTAAACAAGGGTCTTTGATTGACAGGACGGTCCGCAGGATCTCTCCCTGAGATCTGGATTCCCAGGCAGGAAGAGCTGGGAGAATGGAGCCCTTCAGAAGCCCTGGTTCCAAGccatgaagggccttgaagggGGAAACAATGCCTTGAGTTGGGCTTGGGGGcagatgggcagccagtggaACTGCCACCAGGTCAGCATCAGGTCCCCTCAAAAGTTGCCTGTGACCAGCAGCCTAACCTGAGTGTTCTGCAAGCTTCTGAAAGCTCTCCAAGAGGAGTCCCAAGTAGAGCAAGGGCAGTAGTCCATCCCAGTCTCCATGTTACTAGACACTTTGAACGTTTCCTCAGAAGGAAAGTTATTTCAGTGCATTTCCTGGGTGAAGGACACAGGGAGAGAGTTTTGGAAAAGAGATCCGCCCCCCCAGGACAAGGCGAtcctgagaaagggaagggataGACAGTTCTTAGATTCTGAACAGTCGAGAGGCATCAAATCACAACACAGGAGGATGTTTCCTTTTACTGATCCAAGAACAGGCACTGTTTTTTTAGTGGGATCCCAGCCTGGGTCCCTTTCTCTCTTTGGTGCTCCCAAATGAACCTTGAGTTGAAAGTTCTTGCCCCATAAAGAGTAAAAATGGTGCTTTAACTTAGGAAATGTCttaatgccagtttggtgtagtggttaggagttcggacttctaatctggtgagccgggtttgattccccattcccaccacatgcagtcagctaggtgaccttggactagtcacagccctgatagagctgttctgaccgagcagcgatatcaaggctctctcagcctcacccacctcacagggtgtctcttgtggggagaggaaaggaaaggcgattggaagccactttgagactccttcgggtagagaataacGTCATataaacgaactcttcttcttcttggcaagcCTCCTCGACTATGCAGTTCAACATCACTGTACACCATTAATCAGCCCCTGAAGGAACCAACACACTGTCCCCATTGAGGAGTCACTGGACCCCGAAAAACATTCCCATAAAGCTGAGCTGTTGGGCTCAGCCAGGTCAGTGGAGCAAAATGAAGTCTCCATTGGCTGCATTGGCTGGAGGCTACAGGGTGCAGGAAGAGAGATCCTGCCTAAATCTGAACTCCTCTGAATTCCTCATCCGCTGTTCTCAACATGCAGGGACCACCAAGTTTTGCTGATTTTCTTTTCAGAGTCTATGGTCAGCAGGTGCTGTCTCTCCTTCTCATGACTCACTTTGTGGGCTTTTTGCAGGGCCGGATGCACATAGGGGATCACTCATGCCTCAACTGCAACATGGTCACAGGCCATATCCCCACACACTCTCAAATTTTCATTCTGAGACTTTTTTAGAAGGGGTGGAAGAACAATCAcaacacaaataaatataattccTCACGTGTGCTGCTTCAAAGGTGGCCTCCTTTGGAAAGACCTCTTGGATGGAGACCTTGGCCATCAGCTGCCAGCTGGAGTTAGTGTCCCTAGGGGAGAGGTGCCCTTGGTCCACACAGCACTGGGCAGCTTCCTTGGATCACAACCTCCAAGTTCACCTTGGCCAACACTTGGAGCCACGTTGATGCCTCTGGAGGTATTTCGTGTGTCACAACCGTTCCAAGTGTTCTACAGGACGCAAAACGGTCTTCTTCAAAGCAGCCGAGAAAGAACAAGTGGTCCCCCCTAACCTATATGGATATCTGGATGAGAAGATGCAAAGCTGGATGGGGTCAGCCCATGGATGACTGCCAGTCCCAAAACTATATGTGATTTGTCCTTGCATGGATGCTGGAAGTTGGGGGTGGATATGGTTGCAGCCGTGGCACCCCACAGGATGTGCTGTTCCCCAGAAGAAACCCTTTCAGTCTGGAGTAGAATGACTTAAACCAGGCCAAACTATGCCCCCTGACAGGAACATTTCCAGGGCACTTAGAGCCCCATAGGTTTCAGGCAATACTACCTGACCGGGGTTGTCCTACTGCCACTGaaagaagctttctgggtgaggaGCCTTGTGCATCCCCCTTGGGCTGAGTTCAACCCCCCGGGCAgtcttcctcaaccagggttttgtgaaacccctttGAGAGCTGGGTTGTTCCAACAGAGAAGGGATGTTGATACAGGAATCAAAAGCCAATCAAAACACTGGAGGATTTTCCCTAAAGACAGCTTTTAAGGATCCAAGAATAGGCCTTGGAATTCCAGGGTTTGGACCTTTCTCTCTGTGGTGCTCCCAAATGAACCTCAAATTAAAGAATAAAGACAGAGCAAAAACGGTGCATTGGTTTGGACAAAGTCTTATTGGCCAGCCCCCAGGACTATGAAATTGAATGGCACTGTGCACACCGTTGACCAGCACCTGAAGATAACCAGCACACTGTCCCCTTTGAAGAGATACTGGACCAGAAAGACACGACTCCAGGCTGGCTCAGTTAAATGGCCAGACATGAGGCAGAAGGATGGGAATGCAACTTTTGGGAATGAAAGAAATCCATTCTGGAGTCTTCCTCATGACTCATTGGACCCTCCCTGACCTCATCTGCTTATCAAAGTTTCCGACTGAGGCCTCAGTCATCACCAGCTGCAGCCAGGTTGTCTTGGGGCATTCCAGGAGCCAACTTGGTTTGAAAAATCAGACAAACACAGACCAGtgtttcattctgttttattgatagaaggatggatggatagccTCAGCCATTTGGTTTTGGGAGAGCTAAACTTGATTTCCTCTTGAAAACAGGTAAGGATAAATGCCTCCTGGCCATTCAGGCCAGAGAGCTCTTTGCTGATGTCCCgtgggaaggaagcagaggaGGGTTTAAGCTTCCCACGTGCAGCAGAGAGGTCCCTGCAGTCCTCACCATGTGACCCGTTCAAAACAGTCCCAGGTCACACAAGGTGGTTCTGGACTGACAGCAAAGGCAGGTGGGGGGACCACTGGATATTGTCTTGATGGCAGTGAAAAGGAACATTCTGCCTTCTATAGAACATGATTTGTGACACATGAAAGACCTCCAGATGCATCAACGTGGCTCCAAACCTAGGCCAAGGTGAACTTAGAGGTTGTGAGTCAAGCTGTTGGTTGAAAAATCAGACAAATACAGATAGATGGCTGTTTAATtctctttgatttatttatttatttatatttccatcGTTGTATTTctatattctatatttctatattcgTTGTAGCTCTCGGCGGGTGGAGGGATGGCCAGACGGACAGAGTGATGTATTAATGAATTAATCAATTTTGTGTGATCTAGCCTTGGTTTTGGCTTTCTGATGCgaaattttttt contains:
- the LOC143824605 gene encoding uncharacterized protein LOC143824605 → MKLLLTLLLLLPLLTTIHAQAITGKRALDEGEGEVQNEGETLQVRREIDTGIRGDCQLPACHASIRIASPWPRMNQDGQLWGPGKTVRFRRESDAGELNFDDFLGPRRG